A single window of Pseudoduganella plicata DNA harbors:
- a CDS encoding L-cystine transporter — protein sequence MTATLSVVLNLAAALVLLGFLYRQQRQHATFTVRVFTALGLGVVLGAALQAMYGAGSDVVRTTGDYLDIVGSGYVKLLQMIVMPLIMVSIVGAILKLRNASSLGKISALTIGTLMLTTLVAAAIGILMAKLFGLTAVGLTATEAEVARGVYLQGKLADAQALSLPNMILSFLPANPFQDMTGARKTSTIAVVIFSVFIGIAAHGIADKKPELFTSFDHFVKVAHAIVMRIVTLVLRLTPYGVFALMAEVVATSSYADIVNLLSFVVASYSALLLMFGVHLAIVAGTGLNPLRFARKILPVLTFAFTSRSSAGAIPMNVQTQTQRLGTPEGIANFAASFGATIGQNGCAGIYPAMLAVMIAPTVGIDPFTASFLAPLLAIIMIGSVGVAGVGGGATFAALIVLSSMNLPVALAGLLISIEPLIDMGRTALNVSGSITAGTVTSRVLGETDVAVFNGDAEPDADAEEKAA from the coding sequence ATGACCGCCACCCTTTCCGTCGTCCTGAACCTTGCCGCCGCCCTCGTCCTGCTGGGCTTCCTCTACCGCCAGCAGCGCCAGCACGCCACCTTCACGGTGCGCGTCTTCACGGCGCTGGGCCTCGGTGTCGTGCTGGGCGCCGCACTGCAAGCCATGTATGGCGCCGGCAGCGATGTCGTCAGGACGACCGGCGACTACCTGGACATCGTCGGCAGCGGCTACGTCAAGCTGCTGCAGATGATCGTCATGCCGCTGATCATGGTATCGATCGTCGGCGCCATCCTGAAGCTGCGCAACGCCAGTTCGCTGGGCAAGATCAGCGCGCTGACGATCGGCACACTGATGCTGACGACGCTCGTGGCGGCCGCCATCGGCATCCTGATGGCCAAGCTGTTCGGACTGACGGCTGTGGGACTGACGGCCACCGAGGCCGAGGTGGCGCGCGGCGTCTACCTGCAGGGCAAGCTTGCCGACGCGCAGGCGCTGTCGCTGCCGAACATGATCCTGTCGTTCCTGCCCGCCAACCCGTTCCAGGACATGACGGGCGCGCGCAAGACGTCGACGATTGCCGTCGTCATCTTCTCGGTCTTCATCGGGATTGCCGCCCACGGCATTGCCGACAAGAAGCCCGAGCTGTTCACCTCGTTCGACCATTTCGTCAAGGTGGCCCACGCCATCGTGATGCGCATCGTCACGCTGGTACTGCGCCTGACGCCGTACGGCGTGTTCGCGCTGATGGCCGAGGTGGTGGCCACTTCCAGCTATGCCGACATCGTCAACCTGCTCAGCTTCGTGGTCGCGTCGTACAGCGCGCTGCTGCTGATGTTCGGCGTGCACCTGGCCATTGTGGCCGGCACGGGTCTGAACCCGTTGCGCTTTGCCCGCAAGATCCTGCCGGTGCTGACGTTCGCCTTCACGTCGCGCAGCAGCGCCGGCGCCATTCCGATGAACGTGCAGACGCAGACGCAGCGCCTCGGCACGCCCGAGGGCATCGCCAATTTCGCCGCGTCGTTCGGCGCCACCATCGGCCAGAACGGCTGCGCCGGCATCTATCCCGCCATGCTGGCCGTGATGATCGCGCCCACCGTCGGCATCGACCCGTTCACGGCCAGCTTCCTGGCCCCGCTGCTGGCGATCATCATGATCGGGTCCGTCGGCGTGGCCGGCGTGGGCGGCGGCGCCACGTTTGCCGCGCTGATCGTGCTGTCGTCGATGAACCTGCCCGTCGCGCTGGCCGGCCTCCTGATCTCCATCGAGCCGCTGATCGACATGGGCCGCACGGCACTGAACGTGTCCGGCTCCATCACGGCCGGTACCGTCACCAGCCGCGTGCTGGGCGAGACGGACGTTGCCGTGTTCAATGGCGACGCCGAGCCGGATGCCGATGCGGAAGAAAAAGCCGCCTGA
- a CDS encoding NAD(P)H-hydrate dehydratase, producing MSNATEAAGTTDITARTLRDWPLPQPSFDGDKEVRGHVLIVGGAREMPGAVMLAATAALRAGAGKLTIATAASVAPLVAMAIPEARVIGLAETANGGFTLEAARKLGELAGKIGAMLVGPGMQDEGATAELVHALLPRFAGTALILDAAAMGAVRMAGEPHLLEEPKDMAHFRFAEPVLLTPHAGELSHLTGEDKEALAADPLAAATEAARRWNAVVALKGATTVIAAPDGQRWRHEGGNIGLAISGSGDALAGIIAGLAARGATLAQAAAWGVALHASAGEQLSIKYGVLGYLAREISAEVPGLLRTLAPG from the coding sequence ATGAGCAATGCGACCGAAGCAGCCGGCACGACCGATATCACGGCGCGCACGCTGCGCGACTGGCCCCTGCCCCAACCGTCGTTCGATGGCGACAAGGAAGTGCGCGGTCATGTACTGATCGTCGGCGGCGCCCGCGAAATGCCGGGTGCCGTGATGCTGGCCGCGACGGCCGCGCTGCGCGCCGGCGCCGGCAAGCTGACGATCGCCACGGCCGCCAGCGTTGCCCCGCTGGTCGCCATGGCCATCCCTGAAGCGAGGGTCATCGGCCTGGCCGAAACGGCCAACGGCGGCTTCACGCTCGAGGCCGCGCGCAAGCTGGGCGAGCTGGCCGGCAAGATCGGCGCGATGCTGGTCGGGCCGGGCATGCAGGACGAAGGCGCGACGGCCGAACTGGTGCATGCGCTGCTGCCCCGCTTTGCCGGCACGGCCCTGATCCTGGACGCGGCGGCAATGGGCGCCGTGCGCATGGCCGGCGAACCGCACCTGCTGGAAGAGCCGAAGGACATGGCGCACTTCCGCTTTGCCGAGCCGGTGCTGCTGACGCCCCATGCGGGCGAACTGTCGCACCTGACCGGCGAGGACAAGGAAGCACTGGCGGCCGATCCGCTGGCCGCCGCGACAGAGGCGGCCCGCCGCTGGAACGCCGTCGTCGCACTGAAGGGGGCCACCACCGTTATCGCGGCCCCCGACGGGCAACGCTGGCGGCACGAAGGCGGCAATATCGGCCTGGCCATTTCCGGCTCCGGCGACGCGCTGGCCGGCATCATCGCCGGGCTGGCCGCGCGCGGCGCCACGCTCGCGCAGGCGGCGGCCTGGGGCGTGGCACTGCACGCGTCCGCAGGCGAACAGCTGTCGATCAAGTACGGCGTGCTGGGCTACCTGGCGCGCGAGATCTCGGCAGAAGTGCCGGGGCTGCTTCGCACCCTCGCCCCAGGCTAG
- a CDS encoding histidine phosphatase family protein, protein MEQKWPQQIWVVRHGQSAGNVAREAAEAASQFLIDIAERDVDVPLSALGERQAEALADWFCAMPPEARPNVVLHSPYLRARETAMAVVDKLGRDDLLTVVADERLREKEFGIVDRLTPLGIADKYPELHEQRRHVGKFYFRPPGGESWCDVILRLRSVLDTITREYRGERVLIVGHQVIVNCLRYLLERLDERGILDIDRAGDVPNCGVTAYAFDPNAGKNGKLVLQMANFVAPLTETGVPVTAGKDQPAAPKA, encoded by the coding sequence ATGGAACAGAAATGGCCCCAACAGATCTGGGTCGTGCGTCACGGCCAGAGTGCCGGCAACGTGGCGCGTGAAGCGGCCGAAGCCGCGTCCCAGTTTCTCATCGATATTGCCGAGCGCGACGTGGACGTGCCACTGTCCGCCCTGGGCGAACGCCAGGCCGAGGCCTTGGCCGACTGGTTCTGCGCGATGCCACCGGAGGCGCGCCCGAATGTCGTACTGCACTCGCCCTACCTGCGTGCCCGCGAGACGGCCATGGCCGTCGTGGACAAGCTCGGCCGCGACGACCTGCTGACGGTCGTCGCCGACGAGCGCCTGCGCGAAAAGGAGTTCGGCATCGTCGACCGCCTGACGCCGCTCGGCATTGCCGATAAATACCCCGAATTGCACGAACAGCGCCGCCACGTCGGCAAGTTCTATTTCCGCCCGCCGGGCGGCGAAAGCTGGTGCGACGTGATCCTGCGCCTGCGCAGCGTGCTCGACACCATTACCCGCGAATACCGTGGCGAGCGGGTGCTGATCGTCGGCCACCAGGTCATCGTCAACTGCCTGCGTTACCTGCTGGAACGGCTGGACGAGCGCGGCATCCTCGACATCGACCGCGCCGGCGACGTACCCAACTGCGGCGTGACCGCTTATGCCTTCGACCCGAACGCGGGCAAGAACGGCAAGCTCGTGCTGCAGATGGCGAACTTCGTTGCGCCACTGACCGAGACGGGCGTACCCGTCACCGCCGGCAAGGACCAGCCGGCGGCCCCCAAAGCCTGA